A window of the Arenibacter algicola genome harbors these coding sequences:
- a CDS encoding DUF6340 family protein, which yields MSKFCIQFLLFCIIVLTVGCSSTKEIVLQTIEPSPVHISQKIKRIGIVNRSILPQADKDETGLNGMVAAEEQWLSEQGRNAALTGLFNELLKDNRFETIKILDSIPHEILHFEMGNDSISWASVENICNIYNVDAIFSMAFFDTETKVSIKKTSMMQPNLMRVKVKVPAQELTLETLIENGWKIYYPKSQEIIDEIVFNDQVISKGKGTNPIEAYKAIEGRKETLVEQSKATGSNYGQRLLPFENSVERLYYVRGTTNFEQAYTLVENGDWQGAAQLWEKELDNSNSKIAGRACYNMAVMHEINGDLTSATDWATKSYKDHENKDALEYLDILKYRSFQNQILEQQVSR from the coding sequence ATGAGCAAGTTTTGTATCCAGTTTTTATTGTTTTGCATTATAGTTTTAACTGTAGGCTGCAGTTCCACCAAGGAAATTGTCCTTCAAACTATAGAACCTTCACCTGTACATATTTCCCAAAAAATTAAAAGGATAGGTATCGTTAATAGGAGTATACTGCCACAGGCAGATAAGGATGAAACAGGCCTTAACGGAATGGTGGCCGCTGAAGAGCAATGGCTTTCGGAGCAGGGCAGGAATGCTGCTCTAACGGGATTGTTCAACGAATTATTAAAGGACAACCGTTTTGAAACTATTAAAATCTTGGATTCGATACCCCACGAAATTTTACATTTTGAGATGGGAAACGATTCTATTTCCTGGGCCTCTGTTGAAAATATTTGTAATATATATAATGTGGATGCCATCTTTTCAATGGCCTTTTTTGATACGGAAACCAAAGTATCCATTAAAAAAACCTCAATGATGCAACCAAACCTCATGAGGGTGAAAGTTAAGGTACCGGCCCAAGAGCTTACCTTGGAAACCCTTATTGAAAATGGTTGGAAAATATACTATCCCAAATCCCAGGAAATAATTGATGAGATAGTTTTTAACGATCAAGTTATTTCCAAGGGCAAAGGCACCAATCCTATAGAGGCATATAAGGCCATCGAGGGTAGAAAGGAAACCCTTGTGGAACAGAGCAAGGCCACGGGCAGCAATTATGGACAGCGACTATTACCTTTCGAAAACAGTGTTGAGAGATTATATTACGTGCGCGGCACCACGAATTTTGAACAAGCTTATACATTAGTGGAAAACGGGGATTGGCAGGGTGCTGCTCAACTTTGGGAAAAGGAATTGGATAATTCCAATTCTAAAATTGCAGGCCGTGCCTGTTACAATATGGCAGTTATGCACGAAATTAATGGCGACCTTACATCCGCTACAGATTGGGCTACAAAATCTTACAAGGACCATGAAAACAAAGATGCCCTGGAATATTTGGATATTCTTAAATATAGGTCATTTCAAAATCAAATTTTGGAACAACAGGTTTCTAGATAA
- a CDS encoding ABC transporter ATP-binding protein: MEYFKKILRFAKPYRKYGFLNIFFNILYALFSALSFAALIPMLDVLFKPEKKVLVEPVYEGMGQLKDYLQDYINFRVNAYSGDDEMKGLVLVIGLVLILFLLKNFFNYLAMYFITFLRNGVLKDIRNKMYAKIVDLPISYYSEKRKGDVIARITSDVLEIQHSFLSILELIVREPLTILFTIVIMFGISTKLTLFVFIFIPIAGMIISRIGKSLKKKSDRVQREQGQFLSIVEETLGGLRVIKAFNSESRFYKTFTTSTNRFFNFSNKLLNRQNLASPTGEFLGILVIGVLLWFGGKMVLIDKTLDASSFIAYMGLAYNILTPAKAISKASFGVKKGNSAAERVLEILETENPIVEKKEAVVKRTFDEGIDITNVSFKYEDEYVLKKFNLKVPKGKTVALVGQSGSGKSTIANLMTRFYDVNEGEIKIDGIDIREFTKKSLRNLMGLVTQDSILFNDTVKNNIGLGKEEATEEEIIEAAKIANAHDFISELPQGYNTNIGDSGNKLSGGQKQRLSIARAVLKNPPIMILDEATSALDTESERLVQDALEKMMQNRTSIVIAHRLSTIQNADTIVVLQKGEIVEQGSHAQLMDKDGVYKKLVTMQSF; encoded by the coding sequence ATGGAGTATTTTAAAAAAATTCTTCGCTTTGCGAAACCCTACCGTAAATACGGATTTTTAAACATTTTTTTTAATATTCTATACGCCCTTTTTAGTGCCCTTTCCTTTGCGGCCCTAATCCCCATGTTGGACGTTCTTTTTAAACCAGAAAAAAAGGTTTTGGTAGAACCGGTCTATGAAGGGATGGGCCAATTAAAGGATTATTTGCAGGACTATATTAATTTTAGGGTCAATGCATATTCCGGTGATGATGAAATGAAAGGCTTGGTCCTGGTCATTGGATTGGTATTAATTCTTTTTCTTTTAAAGAATTTCTTCAATTATCTGGCCATGTATTTTATTACCTTTTTAAGAAATGGGGTGCTAAAAGACATCAGAAATAAGATGTACGCCAAAATAGTGGATTTGCCAATTTCCTATTATTCGGAGAAGCGAAAGGGAGATGTTATCGCCCGCATTACTTCGGATGTATTGGAGATTCAACATTCCTTTCTATCCATTTTGGAACTCATTGTCAGGGAGCCTTTGACCATATTGTTTACCATAGTAATCATGTTCGGGATAAGTACCAAACTTACCCTGTTCGTGTTTATTTTTATCCCCATAGCGGGAATGATCATTTCAAGGATCGGAAAATCCCTGAAAAAGAAATCGGACCGCGTACAGCGAGAACAAGGTCAGTTTTTATCCATCGTAGAAGAGACCTTGGGCGGATTGAGGGTTATTAAGGCCTTTAATTCCGAATCTAGATTCTATAAAACCTTTACCACTTCCACCAACAGGTTTTTCAACTTCTCCAACAAATTGTTGAACAGACAAAACCTTGCTTCCCCTACTGGAGAATTTTTAGGGATATTGGTCATTGGAGTACTGCTTTGGTTTGGTGGAAAAATGGTCTTGATAGATAAAACTCTGGATGCTTCCTCTTTTATTGCCTATATGGGACTTGCGTACAACATTCTTACCCCTGCAAAAGCTATTAGTAAGGCCTCATTTGGGGTTAAAAAAGGTAATTCCGCCGCGGAAAGGGTATTGGAAATATTGGAAACCGAAAATCCAATTGTTGAAAAAAAGGAAGCTGTTGTAAAACGCACATTTGATGAGGGAATTGATATAACAAATGTTTCCTTTAAATATGAGGATGAGTATGTGTTGAAAAAATTTAATCTAAAGGTGCCAAAGGGTAAAACCGTAGCGCTTGTAGGCCAATCTGGAAGCGGAAAAAGTACCATAGCCAACCTAATGACCCGCTTTTACGATGTAAATGAAGGTGAAATAAAAATAGATGGCATTGATATTCGGGAATTTACAAAAAAATCACTTCGCAATTTAATGGGACTTGTAACCCAGGATTCCATTTTGTTCAATGATACCGTTAAAAATAATATTGGACTCGGAAAAGAAGAAGCTACGGAGGAAGAAATAATTGAAGCTGCAAAAATAGCCAATGCCCACGATTTTATTAGTGAGCTGCCCCAGGGCTATAATACCAATATTGGGGATAGCGGAAATAAATTAAGCGGAGGACAAAAACAAAGGCTCTCCATTGCTAGGGCTGTTCTTAAAAATCCGCCCATCATGATTCTGGATGAGGCCACCTCTGCCTTGGATACGGAAAGCGAAAGGTTGGTACAGGATGCCTTGGAAAAAATGATGCAGAATAGAACTTCTATTGTAATAGCGCACAGGCTTTCCACCATACAAAATGCAGATACTATAGTGGTACTACAAAAGGGTGAGATTGTGGAACAAGGTTCCCATGCACAACTAATGGATAAAGATGGGGTCTATAAGAAGTTGGTGACTATGCAGTCATTTTAA
- a CDS encoding phospho-sugar mutase, with protein sequence MEAILKNAKNWLTDFFDDKTKNEIQKLIDSNTEELKDRFYKNLEFGTGGMRGIMGAGTNRINKYTLGKSTQGLSNYLKQVYNKEQVKVVIAYDCRHNSDTLARTVAEVFAANGIKVFLFSELRTTPELSFAVKYLNCHAGIVLTASHNPPEYNGYKVYWTDGGQIVPPQDGAIVSEINSLSFEDIKFNADESLIELIDKKVDEAFIEASVKNGNFNAKGKDDFKIVFTSLHGTSITAIPEVLKRAGYKNVTIIEEQAKPDGNFPTVVSPNPEEPEALSMAIKKAEEIGADMVIGTDPDSDRLGVAVRNLEGEMEILNGNQTMIMMTKFLLDQRKKKGITGKEFIASTIVSTPMMDSLAKGYGVECKTALTGFKWIAKMIKDFPDQPFIGGGEESFGFMVGDFVRDKDAVTSTLLACEIGANAKANGSSFYKDLIDCYVDYGFFKEKLISLTKKGMSGAEEIKQMMIDFKDNPVESIDGSKVVVVEDYNTATSKNVLTGKVTPIDIPKSNVLIYITEDGTKMAARPSGTEPKIKFYFSINTELKNAADYKKVDAELDAKIERILKELNIG encoded by the coding sequence ATGGAAGCCATACTGAAAAATGCCAAAAATTGGTTGACCGATTTTTTCGACGACAAGACCAAGAACGAGATTCAAAAGTTGATAGATAGTAATACCGAAGAGTTAAAAGACCGCTTTTACAAGAACCTTGAATTTGGTACTGGGGGAATGCGCGGAATTATGGGTGCCGGTACCAATAGAATAAATAAATATACCTTGGGCAAAAGTACCCAAGGTCTTAGTAACTACCTAAAGCAGGTATATAATAAGGAACAGGTTAAAGTAGTTATTGCTTACGACTGTAGACATAACAGTGATACTTTGGCCAGGACCGTTGCCGAAGTTTTTGCTGCCAATGGTATTAAAGTCTTCCTTTTTTCGGAATTACGCACTACCCCTGAACTATCCTTTGCCGTAAAATATCTGAACTGTCACGCCGGTATTGTTTTAACGGCTTCGCATAATCCACCGGAATACAATGGCTACAAAGTGTACTGGACCGATGGCGGACAAATAGTACCACCACAGGACGGTGCCATAGTTAGTGAAATAAATAGCCTTTCCTTTGAAGATATCAAATTCAATGCAGATGAAAGTTTAATAGAATTAATAGACAAAAAGGTAGATGAAGCCTTTATTGAAGCTTCCGTGAAAAATGGGAACTTCAATGCCAAGGGCAAGGACGATTTTAAAATTGTCTTTACCTCCCTTCATGGAACTTCAATTACGGCAATCCCTGAAGTACTTAAAAGGGCCGGATATAAAAATGTGACCATTATTGAGGAACAGGCCAAACCGGACGGCAATTTCCCAACGGTGGTATCGCCAAACCCTGAAGAGCCCGAAGCCCTATCCATGGCCATTAAAAAGGCAGAGGAAATTGGTGCTGATATGGTAATTGGTACCGATCCGGATAGCGACCGTCTTGGGGTAGCCGTTCGTAACCTTGAGGGAGAAATGGAAATCCTGAACGGTAACCAGACCATGATCATGATGACCAAGTTTTTGTTGGACCAAAGGAAGAAAAAAGGAATTACAGGAAAAGAATTTATAGCTTCCACCATTGTTTCTACACCTATGATGGACTCACTGGCCAAGGGCTATGGGGTGGAATGCAAGACAGCGTTGACAGGTTTTAAATGGATTGCCAAAATGATCAAAGATTTTCCGGACCAGCCTTTCATTGGTGGTGGCGAGGAGAGTTTTGGTTTTATGGTCGGGGATTTTGTACGCGATAAGGATGCGGTAACCTCTACCCTATTGGCCTGTGAAATTGGTGCCAATGCCAAAGCAAATGGCAGTTCGTTCTACAAGGATTTAATAGACTGTTATGTGGACTATGGATTTTTTAAAGAAAAACTAATTTCCCTTACCAAAAAAGGAATGTCCGGAGCGGAAGAAATTAAGCAGATGATGATCGATTTTAAGGATAATCCCGTTGAAAGTATTGACGGATCAAAAGTTGTTGTTGTGGAAGATTACAATACCGCAACCTCTAAGAATGTCCTAACAGGAAAAGTAACTCCTATAGACATTCCAAAATCCAATGTATTGATTTACATCACCGAGGATGGCACCAAAATGGCCGCCAGACCAAGTGGTACGGAGCCAAAGATCAAATTCTATTTTAGTATCAATACAGAATTGAAGAATGCGGCCGATTATAAAAAAGTAGACGCCGAGTTGGATGCTAAAATTGAAAGAATCCTTAAAGAACTGAATATAGGTTAA
- a CDS encoding glycosyltransferase family 2 protein, whose amino-acid sequence MNISIIIPLLNEEESLTELHDCIVRVMQSNHFLYEILFIDDGSTDGSWDIISKLGKSNPNVKGIRFLKNFGKSQALHAGFKAAQGEVVITMDADLQDNPEEIPELYEMIQKGGFDLISGWKKKRYDSILSKNLPSKLFNWAARKTSGVRLHDFNCGLKAYKKEVVKTIEVSGEMHRYIPVLAKSAGFHKIDEKVVQHQARKYGKTKFGMDRFINGFLDLITIWFVSKFGKRPMHLFGALGVLMFTIGFGFALYLGIDKVFINPFGRLITERPQFYIALIAMVIGTQLFLAGFLGEIMVRSRKNETRYNITEEINLSEK is encoded by the coding sequence ATGAATATATCTATAATAATTCCCTTACTTAACGAAGAAGAATCGTTGACAGAACTGCATGATTGTATTGTACGCGTAATGCAATCCAATCATTTTTTATATGAAATACTTTTTATTGATGATGGAAGTACCGATGGTTCTTGGGACATTATCAGCAAATTGGGAAAATCCAATCCCAACGTAAAGGGTATACGCTTCTTGAAGAATTTTGGGAAATCACAGGCCCTTCATGCAGGATTTAAGGCGGCACAAGGCGAGGTGGTAATTACTATGGATGCAGACCTACAGGATAATCCAGAGGAAATTCCTGAATTATACGAAATGATCCAAAAAGGGGGGTTCGATCTTATTTCCGGATGGAAGAAAAAGAGATACGACTCCATACTCAGTAAAAACCTTCCCTCCAAGTTGTTTAATTGGGCTGCCCGTAAAACCTCTGGGGTAAGATTGCATGATTTTAATTGCGGCTTAAAGGCCTATAAAAAGGAAGTTGTAAAAACAATTGAAGTTTCCGGAGAAATGCATCGATATATTCCAGTATTGGCGAAGAGTGCCGGATTCCATAAAATAGATGAAAAAGTAGTACAGCACCAGGCCAGAAAATATGGGAAGACCAAATTTGGCATGGACCGCTTTATCAATGGTTTTTTGGACCTGATTACCATCTGGTTCGTTTCCAAGTTTGGAAAACGGCCTATGCACCTTTTTGGTGCCTTGGGAGTCCTAATGTTTACAATTGGTTTTGGATTTGCCCTTTATTTAGGTATCGATAAAGTATTCATCAACCCTTTTGGGCGCCTAATTACCGAGCGACCACAATTCTATATTGCACTGATAGCCATGGTTATAGGGACCCAACTTTTCCTTGCTGGCTTTTTAGGGGAAATAATGGTAAGATCTCGCAAGAACGAAACCCGTTACAATATCACAGAAGAAATAAATCTCTCCGAAAAATAA
- a CDS encoding DUF4199 domain-containing protein, with the protein MEETKPKTGKYALTYGLILGAISVVFIFMLYSLDMHYQGGPMVMGISLIITIAMIVIGMMQFKKDNNGFMSFGEGLKIGVGIGLIAGIIGIIFNQILAGVIDPEMMNKAMEYQKGMLMETTKMTPEQIDAQIEMGKKFTTPSWQIIFGLIYSIVASLILSLIPALILKKKETIQ; encoded by the coding sequence ATGGAAGAAACCAAACCAAAAACAGGAAAATACGCTTTGACCTATGGTCTTATCCTTGGGGCAATCAGTGTAGTATTTATATTTATGTTATATTCTTTGGATATGCATTATCAAGGAGGTCCTATGGTAATGGGTATTAGCCTAATTATTACCATAGCAATGATTGTTATTGGCATGATGCAGTTTAAAAAGGACAATAATGGTTTTATGTCCTTTGGGGAAGGTTTAAAAATTGGTGTCGGTATTGGCCTGATCGCTGGTATAATTGGAATTATTTTCAATCAGATCCTAGCAGGCGTTATTGACCCTGAAATGATGAACAAAGCCATGGAATACCAAAAAGGTATGCTTATGGAAACCACTAAAATGACCCCTGAGCAAATTGACGCCCAAATAGAAATGGGCAAAAAATTCACGACACCCTCTTGGCAAATTATATTTGGACTCATATATAGTATAGTGGCAAGCCTTATATTATCACTTATTCCAGCATTAATATTAAAAAAGAAAGAAACTATTCAGTAA
- a CDS encoding type B 50S ribosomal protein L31, producing MKKDIHPGNYRLVAFKDMSNEEVFITKSTADTKETLDVDGVEYPLVKLEISRTSHPFYTGKAKFLDTAGRIDKFKSKYEKFKK from the coding sequence ATGAAAAAAGATATACATCCAGGGAATTATAGATTGGTAGCCTTTAAGGACATGTCCAATGAAGAGGTTTTTATCACTAAATCCACAGCCGATACCAAAGAAACTTTAGATGTTGATGGAGTTGAATATCCATTGGTTAAATTGGAAATTTCAAGAACTTCACATCCATTCTATACAGGTAAGGCCAAATTTTTGGATACTGCAGGACGTATCGATAAATTTAAGAGCAAATACGAGAAGTTCAAAAAATAA
- a CDS encoding GlmU family protein, whose product MNYILFDGTVRRALLPFTFTRPVADIRIGILTIREKWENYLGNTITTITEDYLSERFPMVEMDENVLINASFLPNTELVNLVANLNEKEAVFYGEEVIAFYTKETQEEVDFSTYTHIEYEGPLLRIENTWDIFSKNGEAMQADFELLTKGRKSAPISKTNSLVNPENIFLEEGASVEYSILNASEGPIYLGKNSEVWEGNLIRGGFALCEKAVVKMGARIYGPTTVGPYSKVCGEISNSVLIGYSSKGHEGYLGNSVLGEWCNIGADSNNSNLKNNYAKVRLWNYDTEKFEQTGLQFCGLMMGDHSKTAINTMFNTGTVIGVNCNIYVPGFPRNFVPSFSWGGASGFTTYQPQKAFEAAKVMMARRGVEFNEMDAKILNHVFEETKRWRKE is encoded by the coding sequence ATGAACTATATTCTTTTTGACGGTACGGTAAGAAGGGCCTTGTTGCCTTTTACCTTTACCAGGCCGGTTGCAGATATTAGAATCGGAATCCTCACCATCAGGGAAAAGTGGGAAAATTATTTAGGGAACACCATAACCACTATAACCGAGGACTATCTGTCCGAAAGATTCCCTATGGTTGAAATGGACGAGAATGTACTTATAAATGCGTCCTTTTTGCCCAATACCGAATTGGTAAACCTGGTAGCCAATTTAAATGAAAAAGAGGCTGTGTTTTATGGGGAGGAGGTTATAGCCTTTTATACAAAGGAGACTCAGGAAGAGGTCGATTTTTCAACCTATACCCATATTGAATATGAAGGCCCCTTACTACGCATTGAAAATACCTGGGATATCTTTTCAAAAAACGGGGAGGCTATGCAGGCAGATTTTGAGCTGTTGACCAAAGGAAGAAAAAGTGCTCCCATCTCCAAGACCAATAGTTTGGTAAACCCTGAAAATATATTTTTGGAAGAAGGTGCAAGTGTTGAATACAGTATATTAAATGCTTCCGAAGGACCCATTTATCTTGGTAAAAATTCTGAAGTATGGGAAGGCAACCTTATTAGAGGTGGTTTTGCCCTGTGCGAAAAGGCAGTGGTAAAAATGGGTGCCAGAATCTACGGCCCCACTACCGTTGGCCCCTACAGTAAAGTATGTGGCGAAATTTCCAATTCTGTACTTATAGGATATTCCAGTAAGGGCCATGAGGGTTATCTCGGTAATTCGGTACTCGGGGAATGGTGCAACATAGGTGCCGATTCCAATAATTCCAATTTAAAGAACAATTACGCAAAGGTGCGATTATGGAATTATGATACAGAGAAATTTGAACAGACCGGACTGCAATTCTGTGGACTAATGATGGGCGACCATAGTAAAACTGCCATTAATACCATGTTTAATACCGGAACGGTAATAGGGGTAAACTGTAATATTTACGTCCCCGGATTCCCTAGGAATTTTGTTCCCAGTTTTAGTTGGGGAGGGGCTTCCGGTTTCACCACATACCAACCCCAAAAGGCTTTTGAAGCAGCAAAGGTAATGATGGCACGTAGGGGGGTGGAATTCAATGAAATGGATGCCAAGATATTGAACCACGTTTTTGAGGAAACCAAACGATGGCGTAAGGAGTAA
- the mtaB gene encoding tRNA (N(6)-L-threonylcarbamoyladenosine(37)-C(2))-methylthiotransferase MtaB, translating into MKKKVAFYTLGCKLNFSETSTIARDLVEEGFERVEFSENADMYVINTCSVTENADKRFKSIVKQAQKSNPNAFVAAIGCYAQLKPEELAAVDGVDLVLGATEKFKIADYVNDLSKNDFGQVHSCEIEEADFYVGSYAIGDRTRAFLKVQDGCDYKCTYCTIPLARGISRSDTLQNVLNNAAEISSKGIKEIVLTGVNIGDYGKGEFGNKKHEHTFLDLVKALDRVEGIHRLRISSIEPNLLKNETIDFVAQSNSFVPHFHIPLQSGSDAILKLMSRRYLTNLYVDRVKRIREVMPDACIGVDVIVGFPGETEEHFLETYNFLNELDISYLHVFTYSERDNTKATELTGVVPKKVRNKRSKMLRGLSVKKRRAFYEGQLGSTRTVLYEAENKEGYIHGFTENYVKVKTPWNPSLVNTLHEIKLTEIDDDGMVRGVEVSSMVSA; encoded by the coding sequence ATGAAGAAAAAGGTCGCTTTCTATACCTTGGGCTGCAAGCTCAATTTTTCGGAAACTTCAACCATAGCTAGGGATTTGGTAGAGGAGGGCTTTGAGCGCGTGGAATTTTCTGAAAATGCGGATATGTATGTCATCAATACCTGTTCCGTAACTGAAAATGCCGATAAGCGATTTAAATCGATAGTTAAGCAAGCGCAAAAAAGCAATCCAAATGCCTTTGTTGCGGCTATAGGGTGTTATGCACAGCTTAAACCGGAAGAATTGGCCGCGGTAGACGGTGTTGATCTTGTTCTGGGAGCCACTGAAAAATTTAAGATTGCAGATTATGTCAATGATCTTTCCAAAAACGATTTTGGTCAGGTACATTCCTGCGAAATAGAAGAGGCCGATTTTTATGTGGGCAGTTATGCCATTGGCGATCGCACTAGGGCATTTCTAAAGGTACAGGATGGCTGTGACTATAAATGCACCTATTGTACCATTCCATTGGCCAGGGGGATATCCAGAAGTGACACCCTTCAGAATGTTCTAAATAATGCAGCCGAAATATCATCAAAAGGCATCAAGGAAATTGTGCTTACTGGGGTTAACATCGGCGATTATGGAAAGGGAGAATTTGGAAACAAAAAGCATGAGCATACTTTTTTGGATCTGGTAAAGGCACTAGATAGGGTAGAAGGTATACACCGCTTGCGGATTTCATCCATAGAACCCAATTTATTAAAGAATGAAACCATAGATTTTGTGGCGCAAAGCAATTCCTTTGTACCCCACTTCCATATTCCACTACAGAGCGGTAGTGATGCCATTTTAAAATTGATGAGCAGAAGATACCTGACCAATTTATATGTGGATAGGGTTAAAAGAATAAGGGAAGTTATGCCGGACGCCTGTATTGGGGTAGATGTCATAGTAGGATTTCCCGGGGAAACCGAAGAACATTTTTTGGAAACCTATAACTTCCTTAATGAACTCGATATTTCCTATCTGCACGTATTTACTTATTCCGAAAGGGATAATACCAAGGCAACGGAATTAACCGGAGTAGTTCCTAAAAAAGTCAGGAACAAGAGAAGCAAAATGTTGAGGGGGCTCTCTGTTAAAAAAAGAAGGGCATTTTACGAGGGACAGTTGGGTTCTACAAGAACGGTATTGTATGAGGCCGAAAACAAGGAAGGCTATATCCATGGATTTACGGAGAATTATGTAAAAGTTAAAACTCCATGGAACCCCAGCTTGGTGAATACCTTGCACGAAATAAAACTTACGGAAATTGACGATGATGGCATGGTAAGAGGTGTAGAAGTTAGCAGTATGGTATCTGCCTAG
- a CDS encoding GNAT family N-acetyltransferase, whose translation MNEVEIKDNGFLRQFEARVDGHLAKIEYSSQERKVFLTKLVIPEEITKEGFKEDFIKSVLSHIQEQNLRVVPTSPQIAGFLRKNRQYKEMLPVGIRI comes from the coding sequence ATGAATGAAGTAGAAATTAAGGACAATGGTTTCTTGAGACAATTTGAAGCCAGGGTAGACGGCCACTTGGCAAAAATTGAGTATTCTTCCCAAGAGCGCAAAGTTTTTTTAACAAAACTTGTAATTCCTGAAGAAATAACGAAGGAAGGTTTTAAAGAAGATTTCATTAAAAGTGTTTTGAGCCATATCCAAGAACAAAATTTAAGAGTGGTGCCTACTAGCCCTCAAATTGCCGGCTTCTTGAGAAAGAATCGACAATACAAAGAAATGCTTCCCGTTGGGATAAGAATATAA
- a CDS encoding alpha/beta fold hydrolase, with protein MLENQTVQNKKHVYFMPGMAANPSIFDNIDLPGETFEKHFLDWSVPDKDISLEDYALKMSERIKHKDAVLIGVSFGGILVQEMAKHIKVGKVIIISSVKSNTELPKRMIFAKYTKAHKLLPTGLVNNMELLAKYAFGETIPKRLALYEQYLSIRDKYYLDWSIDAIVNWKQTQFTENIIHIHGEKDPVFPIGHIKNCITVKNGTHTMIIHRSKWFNEHLPTIILQ; from the coding sequence ATGCTAGAAAACCAAACGGTCCAAAATAAAAAACATGTTTATTTCATGCCCGGCATGGCAGCCAATCCTTCCATTTTTGACAATATAGACTTGCCCGGAGAAACTTTCGAAAAACATTTCTTGGATTGGTCAGTTCCCGATAAGGATATTAGCCTTGAGGATTATGCCCTAAAAATGTCCGAGCGCATAAAACATAAGGATGCAGTCCTAATTGGGGTCTCTTTCGGGGGCATTTTGGTACAGGAGATGGCAAAACATATTAAAGTAGGTAAGGTTATTATTATTTCGAGCGTCAAGAGTAATACAGAACTTCCCAAGAGAATGATTTTCGCCAAATATACCAAAGCCCACAAGCTATTGCCCACTGGTCTAGTAAACAATATGGAACTTTTGGCTAAATATGCCTTTGGCGAAACAATCCCTAAACGTCTGGCTCTTTATGAACAGTATCTGTCCATCCGTGACAAATATTACCTGGACTGGTCCATAGATGCTATAGTAAACTGGAAACAAACCCAATTCACGGAAAATATTATTCATATCCATGGTGAAAAAGACCCGGTCTTTCCCATAGGTCATATAAAAAATTGCATTACGGTTAAAAATGGGACCCATACGATGATAATTCACCGATCAAAATGGTTTAATGAACACTTACCTACAATTATTTTGCAATAA